TAGCCTCTGCTCCAGGTCTACCAGGAGTCTCCAGTCTCGTGCTGCTGCCAGTTGTCCGGGCTCTGATTTTGGTGGGCGGATCTTTGGATGTTTCTCCCCTTCACAGACAAATTGCCCAgtaggtggaggatgggaggaaggTGGAGGCAGGGAATTGACAAACATTCGTCTACTCTCCAGGGAAGCTGCCAGGCACCTCAGTACCTGATTGTGCCGTCAGGTGTAACGACCCTGTGCCAGACTTGTTTTGCAGCCGACCAtgatgtgcatatcattttcttctcagtgttttcagtacttagatttattggatcagaattattagcatagcttagcataatcactggaagtaaatggtaacttaacattagcatcaagccacaagtgatcacttgacggaattaaattgctgttttacactctagtgaattttacattcattttaaagtggttaataagtacatttgatgatgttttattttgtaccacaGACTTGCATTACTATTAGACGGGGAGGAagggtagcctaccatgcacccccccacaacaaaacgccacatgacttttgtaatcttcaagatgtcctgaataagaattcgagtggtaacagtcatataactcactcccactatgatttttatcatcatattgtatatgaccccatgcattctagtcctatgtagtggtacactgccaaggcctctagagccatgatgcagttggttataatagcttatgatataccatatgaaagcttggagtctgtagtatacatatagtatactgtatttggtgtaccttttacatagcaacagttgctaggcaaagcatcttcctcagcaaccagcatcagtgatacggttcctctgcgattacattgtgttgtgatgtctggatctagatggcttttcccaagtgccacatgactgctttgaacctccaagatgtccctaataagaatttgagtggtaacagtaatataactcattcctgctgtacatcatattgtacgtGACCCCAATATGCTCTAGGCTATACGTTTTAGTCCTATGTCGTTATAAACTGTCAAGGTCTTAACAGCCATTTTGccgttggttatcatagcttgccatataccatatgtaagcttggagtgtgtagtttatgaatattatatcatatttttggtgtacctATGACATTTGGAAAAATATACTTGGCTCAGTTATATGTGTGagagctgtgtttttttttcaattctttaaatgaattacatataccggtatataaagaCCTTATAAGCACTCCATCACTCAACCAATTAACCAATCACCAACCACcactcaatcaatcaaccaatcaccaGCCATGTTCTGGTGTTCCACTACCTGGTGAAAGATCAACCGAATTCTGCCATTCCTCCACCATCAGAGACCCTTACAGTATATGATGGAAATGCTTGCTTCTACAATATGATGGTAAATGGCCCTGGAAAATCAGAGTTATCAGctaatacagtaatacagtaatggaatgtgtataattgtgtgtaatgtataattTTATTGTGCTTCTTTTTTAATTTAGAACTTTCCAGACACATTTGCAGAGATCTCCCCATTGCTATTTGACAGCATAACTACGTCTAGATGTGGAGACATCATTTTCAGCACAGACCAATACAGACCCGAATCAATCAAGTCATTGGAAAGGAAACACTGTGGCTGTGGAGAGAAGTTAATTATAGGGGGTGGAGCAAGAAAACGTCCCACGGAGTGGAAACAGTTTATAACGAATGAGGAAAACAAGGTGCAGTTTATCAGGCTTCTATTAAAGCAATGGAGTGGTGATAAGTATGCTTCAAAACTGCAAGACCGCAAAGTCATTTTTATCTGTGAAGAATGTGCATACCTTCTTACATCAGGGGACGGTTTGACAACAAGAAAGACTGAAATTCCATTACTCAGGTCATCACAGGAAGAGACCAACACCAGGGTTGTCCTTGACAGCCAATATGCTGCAAATGAGCATTATACCAACGTACGGATCAAGAGTCCTGACTCTGACCTATTCTTCATTTTGCTGCACTTTGCTGGAACCATGGGCATCAACATCCTACTTGACACCAAGATACAGAGAAAGTCCAGACTGATCAATGGCACACAAACTGCAGCAgaacttggccaagaaaagtgcacAGCTGTACTTGGTCTCCATGGCTTCACTGGGAATGATGCGACAAGTGCATTCCAGGGCAAAGGTAGACTTCTTCCTCTAACGAAGATGTTCAAAGCCCCCCAGTTTGTTACCAACCTTGCCAAACTTGGTGAAACCTGGACAGTGACAGAAGCCCTTATTGATGATTGTGAAAAATTCACATGGGCCTTGTATGGCGGAAAGAAAGCTGAAAAGGTTGATGACATGCGATTGAACATCATTAACAAACTTTGCACCAAACACGGAAAGTCTATTCCTGGAAATGTGGACATGGCTTTGCTACCACCATGCAGAAAAAAGCCTCACGCAGCATGTCCATAGGGTTCATTTTCAGGTTGCCCTGTGGGAAAAGAGCCAACATCAACAATCCTGTAATTCCTTCCGTGGGTCAAGGAAATTGGTGGTTAATGGCATAAAGTGGTCTACAGCCCCTGTGGTATGAAGGTGAGAGTCAGTCACAGAGGTTGGAGGACATCTGTGGTGAAGTCCACTGTGATGATAACAGTGAGAGTGAAgttgaaagtgattggtcaagcacagacagtggcagcagcagtgaaTGAACTGTCTGCCTTGGACTAaacctttccccaaatgttcaataaactttgTTTATGATTCAACTTGTTTCCTTctgttgtggtgttgtgctccaacttgcacagatgtgacagtgacacatacagtactgctcgCTATATTGTCAATATTTCCAGTAGTTAGCAATTAAACTATTATTATACTTTTACAAATTGTTAATGTATTTGCCTGTAAGGTCTTTATATATGTGTATGGTTGTATGGATGAGTCATTTAAAGgatcagaaaaatgaaaaaaaaaaaactctcacacatcatataactgaaccaagtatatttttccaaatggtacaccaaaaatatgatataatattcataaactacacacttcaAGCTTACAGATatggcaagctatgataaccaactgcaaaatggctgttaaggCCTTGACAGTTTACAACTACATATGACTAAAACGTATGGcctagagcatactggggtcatgtacaatatgatgtacagtaggaatgtattactgttaccactccaattcttattagggacatcttggaggttcaaataAGTCTTGTGGCTCTTGGGAAAAgccatctagatccagacatcacaacacaatgtaatcgcagaggaaccgtatcactgatgctggttgctaaggaagatgctttgcctagcaactgttgctatacaaaaggtacatcaaatacagtataatatatgtatactacagactccaagctttcatatggtatatcataagctattataaccaactgcatcatgactctagaggccttggcagtgtaccactacataggactagaatgcatggggtcatataatatgatgtgaaaaatcatagtgggagtgagttatatgactgttaccactcgaattcttattcaggacatcttgaagattaaaaaaagtcatgtggcgttttgttgtgggggggggtgcatggtaggctaccgttcctccccgtctatatgcctaatttggctataggcctctgttaaacggggcaatgcaaacacagagaagaaaattatatgcacattcatgaataatgcttggaaataggcctactgcaaatatgtgaaaatcaaaaaagggtagtctgttcctttaacattatctAAGTTCTTCTCAATAAATGTTGTACAATGGCTTTGTTTGCACTTATGACGTTGCTCACAAGGTGTTTGTCCTAGTTATTGGAAACCTCAAACAACACCTAACATACCATTCCTAACTTATCCACATCTGAAAACATGCTGTTCCATATATTACTTGATTAAATGTCTATGTAGTGTGTCAATTCTGTTGTAGATGTTAGTTGGAtgcacattgtatgcattgtaGTGTATGTTCCGGTGAGCCACTAGTATGCAGCTGTCCAATATCCTTCCTCACCTGTGCCACAGGTGGTTATGGGTGAGTGCATATGGAAGACTTGGAAGTTATACTAAAGATActaagaatgtaaaaaaaaagaagaggcgcacacaaggctttcaagttagaaagtatattgtagccgaaaagtaacaaaacaaaaaagtaattGAACAAAACTGGAGCTATAGACGTTTCGTACCTTTTCAAGTAtcttttttgacattcttagtatcgctatttttggtgagcagtcacaCCAAGCAACACATGGTTCTAAGTTAAAGCACAGACGCCAACCTTTTTGGTTATACAGtacttaagacacacacacacacacacacacacacacacacacacacacacacacacacacacacacacacacacacacacacacacacacacacacacatcactgtctATTCATGAACTACTGGACCGATTATCTAAAAGCTTTTATTAGCTtctgggggggagggagagaaacaccACACTTCCCTAATTCCCTACTGCTCTTGTACAGTTGTAGGCCAGCTGTACTGTCATAATCTGTAATGactgaaagagaaagtgtgtaaattcaaattcaaacttaatgttccttctctctctctcaacgcacgcacataggcaggcaggcaggcaggctggcacgcacgcacgcacacaaacacacacgcacacaaacacacacacacacacacacacacaagtgggtcACCTCGCCGAAAAGTCCCCAcaaagaggaagagcaagagagcgagagacaaacTAGTTCTACACATGTCCCAACTTGTGTTAAATGCATACACATACCTAACTGATGAGGATTTCAATACTGAATCTAAGCACATAAAACTACCATGCCACTAATcttgtacacgtacacatacacacttaactGGGTAACTGCCCCATTTTATCCTCATCTAACAATTTATGTAGCAGATTTGATTTCCACGACTGGGAAATGCATtgattgttttcttttctgtgcaAAAAGATCTTCTGAACTCATGATCTGTTATCATTCACTGAGAGGATCTTTTGCCGAGAATCCCATGGAGAAATTTGAGAGGGCTGAAAGTGACATCCAAATATGGCCCCAATACCTCATGCCAAGTCAAGCAAGTAGAATATTGTGAAACCAGATACTACGGGAcatgggaggagggaggaagagaggaccaACGCACCTACAAAAAAACATGTCAAGGGACATCTCTCTTacagtgttttcacacctggtccccttcagccatttaagtgatctcagacctgtgactcagcattgtctgtgcatatgtgaacgcaaGGTGTACCCataccccttggaagtgaaccgtactaaGACCTTCATTGACGTGGTCACAGTAACATAATGTTTAGAGTCCTTtggctgtcggttcactttttggtccactttaagaggactgagttcagttcacttaaaggggactaagGTGAGAAAATGCCCTTAGGGACATCCCAGAAAGAAATATTTAGTCAGGGGCGTAACATCAAATTCTGAGCCCTATTAGACCCAGGTCCCATGGACCTCAACCCATACTCCTGTTCATATTCATTATATTCAATATGATATGAATATGAAAAAACTATATGACTCCCATTGTGGCCCCCAAATATGTGGGGCTCTGGTGACTCAGGCCCGCTTTACCCCGCCTGTTTTGATGCCACTGGCCTCCGTGCTTGGGGCAAAAGGACAAAATGTTTCCTTCATGGCATTGAAAGAGAGCGTTTCAAGACAGTAGACAACGTGGATAAGCTGTGCCACCAATATGACTCTGTAGTTAGGAAGAGGGTGGGTATAGTCTAGGAAGGATGGCGTGTTCAGCACAACAGTGGCACAGAGCCAAATGCTATTGACCCTGGTGATGACGCATCACAAATAGCTGTGACTGAGAAATTTGGCAGGCGTGCATAAGGACTCGCATTTGCATTTTTAACTTGCGGTCACCATGGAATACACCAAGATGACCATTTTGTCTGTTGCTCTTAGAAATAAAACAGTCAAAAGACAACTGTATAAATATACCTCattaaaacacacaaatacacaataaaACTGTGtccttacttaaagggacactgtgcaggaaatggtcaaaaaaggtactgcaactatgctgttcattcaaAATGGgccgcctattgccacatttgatctttacatgacagtttactaagtaataaacaaatattttctagtatggtccaagtagagtcatttttgcagctaaaaatggctatttttggaaattcaaaatggcggaccatggagaagatccccctttgcatgtatgaaaagtgcaatttttccagtcataatgaatacttcgaatttgatggtggtgttaagtattcatgaaaaaggtaacattagtgaatgggcagcatgaattctggaaataaacaactaaaaatctcacacagtgtccctttaaatacttAAATACTTCAAATCCTTTCAaagacaatatttttttccagtcatccctggccttgtctttctgaagtggaccagtttgcttcCCAAAGTTTTTCAAAATTGATAAATCTAATGAGGTTATTTCCATCTTCTGTacgttacatacagtacatcacattaATATGGCATGGTAAATATCACAACAGACCATACCAGCATCTATATTATAATTGCATTTAGACCATGCAGGCTCTAAGAGCTTTTAAGTGGTCTTCAAATGGATTCTCAACCGTTGTATGATGCTGGATGCCTCCATGGAGTAGACTTAACAGCTCACTATCAGCTCACCAAGGAGAAGAAGAATCccgtacgcacccacacacacacacaccactggaacTTCCCATAGACCCACAGGAAGACATTATTTGACAGGGCTAGTCTTGAGACACACAGCTGCTTTCACCATCGCCTGGAGATTGATACTGTCCAAAAAAGGTCTCTCAGTCAACGTAGTGATTCTCCAGGCTATGGATGATGTTTGAGAAGTGATGGAAGTAACTGGCTGCACGTGTGGAGTCGagagcggggtgtgtgtgtgtgtgtgtgtgtgtggggggggggggtagatggaATGCCTGCGGTGAACTAGCATGACATAATAGCTTTGGCGTAGTAAAGGAGAGGAAAAGTGCCTTTTTTTAGAGCCAAAGAGCATCTATTATGGATAAAATGGACAAGGTTTGCAAGACGCATTGGACATCATTTAGGACTTCAATTTATGCTTTATTCATCCATGACTATAAAAGGTAAGGAGAATTCCATATCAGGTCAGATGCACATACACTTTTCACTTGGTACATGACGTGCTGCATACATGGAGGTCTAGGAGTTTTCTATGTGACTTTTGCAGCGACGCAAACAAAAGGGGCAAATGCCATCAGCATGAATTATTGATGTGTGTAATGGTGGAGATACACATTATCCTAATGCTGCTGCACTATCATGACTCAATTTGGAGACAGCATGAGTCCTTCACAATTACAAAAGACACCAAGCTCCACAGGGAAAGCAAGGACTATTTCAAGGGCTTCACAGTGACTTGCCTCGTTTTTTTTAAAGGCCCTCATTGGTATCAGAGAGGGTATATAGAATTATATTCAGTCATGGCCATTTGAGTATTCATCAAGCCCCATGTCACAACACAACCAAACGACCAATATTGATTATACACTTGACCTAGCATCCACTGGTCCCTCAGCTCACTGTACACTTAACTCTCCATCCATAAGTACACTGTAcacttcctggtgtgtgtgtgtgtgtgtgtgtgtgtgtgtgtgtgtgtgtgtgtgtgtgtgtgtgtgtgtgtgtgtgtgtgtgtgtgtgtgtgtgtgtgtgtgtgtgtgtgtgcgtaagtgcgagCGCGCGCTTGTTGGCAGACGCACACAATACAATGCCTTCTGAAACAGTTTCTCTCTGTACGACCCAAACATTAACAATATGTAAATAGTATTAATAAAGCACTTACCTGGTTGTCAATGATGCTATTATAACCGTGCAAGACTAACGGCGAAGATCTCAAAGATGAGCTGTGGACTTTGCTGAGTACCGTCCTCGCAGGTGCTCGCGTTTCAACCAAAGTGGTCTTGTATAGAAGCAATAAACATGTGCATGTCGTCACTATCAGCGCCAGGAGCAATCCCCGATACTGAAATGAAGCCAAACATACAAATTACAATTCTGGCATGCGTTGCGTAGCAGCGTTTTCTTTGGAAGTCTATTGCGTAATTACGCATGGTGCGGGATGCACTTTGGAATTGCTTAAGAGAAGGGTTACATTATCACTCAAGCTTTGGCGGTTTACTTCCAGGGTCTAAAACTGGGCGAGGGGGGGATCCTGGAACCTATCCCAGAATCGGACCCTGTTATCATAACAGACCGCCGTCTGGAAAACACTCAACGTTTAAGAAAAGATTGAGGATGACTTCTCAACGTGGTGAATCCACGTGCTTTATGCACTTCGCAAACAAAGAATTTGTTTTGATATACAAAACACAGCCTGATCAGCACATGAGGGCAAAACTGTATCCAAGTACAGTTGAGGCGAACCAACAGACATCTCGGTAGGCTATAATACGAGAACGAAGTTGATCAAACTCCAGACCGTCAAACTGCTTTGTCGTGTAGAACCACGTCTAATGTCTTTTTCCATGAGAAAAGATCTAAGCGCACTGCAACCAACCAGTGTTACAGGTTTAGAAGCTCTTTTAAAcacaaaacaatgtattttccaGTTGATCAACCGACATACCGCGTTCATTTTGATGGGATAAGCCGTCTTGTTTAACGCCCGATGCGCTCTGGCCCCATCATCTCGAATCTTCGAAGTAAATGTTTAAGTCTTCTTGTATGTCTAGCGAAACAAAAAATATGCCACATAAAATATTACTGTTGTGGGCGTGTTGGGTGCTGGAGTCGATAGACCCAGGCTGAAGGCGTGGTTTGGCTACGCACCGTATTCGGATAGCTCCTTCTGTCAGTGGATACCGTTAGCAGGCAGGCAGCCCATGGTTATCCCCCTGCCGTAGGCGCACTCATACTTGTTTACTTCTCCACATTCACTctactttccccccccccccccaccccccccccccccccccccccccccccccccccccccccccccccccccccagcaggaCACTTTTCTCATCTTCTTCTACTGACAAATCCCCGGGTGGATGTGTGGAAATGACATCAGTGCAGCCCATCCCTCCCTAGCCTGCAGTCATCACCATTGCAATTTCTCAGAACTGGAGGTTCGTCTCCCACGTACGTTTGATCAAAAACGAAATGCCCGGTTGAGCCTTACATTGTTATATTCCGACTCTGATATCTTACTCACAGTACTGCAACGACCGGGAGCATCAGACAGTTGTGAGAATAATGCTTCTGTTCTGTTATGAGTGACCTTGCGTGCAAGCATCACACAGGCGGCTTTATTTTGTTAATGGGGCATTAGTCTGACCCAAATTAAGGATTGTGTGGCATGATCAGAAATGCTTGATTCATTTCACGAGCAAATGTGACCTCTTTGGCaaatgagcaaaaaaaaagagaagaaaaaactcACAAGCCTTTTTGTCATTAGTTCTACAAAGGATACAGAACTAACAAAAAATGGTACATTGACATTACCAATGTGCATTACTGAAAAAAGGTTACGTTTTAAGTAGAAAAAGCTCGCCTTTCCAAACTAATGACAGTATTGTTCAAAGAAATTGGTGACATTTCAGGTCTTTGTGGGCCAATGATCTGGCATTTTAACCAGCTGACATTAGCGGACAGCATCAGTTTTTTTAATCATTCCACCATCAAAAGCTTCATAGTGTGTTATTACTTGTTCTGCTAGTCATTAAGTCAATACACACCCATAACCCAAACTTAACAAAATAGGACTGAAGCAGGTCTTTGCTGGCATTATAAGCATTTAATAATTAACACAGAAACGAACAACCaaaaatagcacagccattaTCTTTTGTTCACGCTATATACAATCGGAACCCATCCTTGTGCCTCTATGATTCATCGAAATGAAATATCTGGTATAGTGAGAAAATAAACCAGTTGTTCCCGTGTCCCACCTTTCCCAAAAAAAACTGTGTTTGCTCATAaccttcacaaaaataaaaaacactgataaagaacaaacacacacaaaactcaacaCGTTCTCGCACACCCCATGACCGATGCAAACTGCAACATCTTGACAAAAAAACACTGTCTCTTTCAGTGCTGTAATGTAACCCCCACCAGGCTTGGTCATATACACAGAATTCACAGTTAGGTTTTAGCCAGTCCCAGTGGCTGCTTTCCTCATCATCTCTTCGTCCTGTACAGAGAGCTCGGTGAGCTTGCGGCCCAGGCGTTCGTGCAGGTCCAGGTACTTGGCAACGCAGCGGTCCAGGCACACCGCCTCTCCCTTGGACAGCTCAGCCTCCTTGTAGTGCGGGGGCACACACTTCCTGTGGCACGCGTTGGTCATCCTGCAccatagagacagggagagaggaagagatacagagacaTCTTTTACTTCATTCGCCTATATTAAAATGATTATTTTCACGGTTCATCAATGGTGCATTTGTTGTTGTAGATGCTTTGATAACATAGGTGCTCTCGTCTTGTCAAtgggctttgagtgtgtgtgtgtgtgtgtgtgtgtgtgtgtgtgtgtgtgtgtgtgtgtgtacgcgcatgcatgcatgcaagtttagttcaggggtgggcaacctatccttgaggccattttatccggccaccgataacatttcaatgttatgcagcttcggATAAAATATGAAGAAATATGAAGAGGAATCTTAGAAATGAAATGTTAAATACAATGGAGttattatattcaggggacctagagaaggtgggatctgttttaaaggtggctgccttcaatataggcctgaagtgcagagggaaatcctggtttgtgttcatagcaaggccctaggaggaatttgaagtggcccctcggatgaaAAGGGTTCCCCGCCTCTGATTTAGTTGGTGCGAGACTGGACAAACTGTCACCAAAGTCTATTCATGGGCCAAGTCAGTATACTTCCAAAACAATGGTAAGGCAATGACATTTTAATAGACAACCAGGTTTCAATTCAACTTAAAGTCAAAGTAGACGATTGCACACCAAATTACACTTTTGAGGGCAGAGAAAAAGCACACGGGTCATCATACGTCTAGGCAGTGGAAAGGGAAACATAGCGTGACAGTGTTACCGGGCAGTGTTACATCTAAGACATGATCTGACGTTTCGATCCTGTAACTTCCTTCGGACACAATTTGAAACAGTTTAACAGGAAACTCGTGAGACACCAAAAGACAGCAGCCGCTTGGCTAGTTAGCTAGAATAGCCTGGCTGACTTTTTCATTTGCAAACCATTTACATCTCTGCAGCAACAAGCCACCATGCAAATTTACGTCCAATGCATAGAAACGTAAGCGATATGTATTCCAACCGCTCATATGACCCAACATGTAAAGCTAATCCATTCACAACAGTCTGGTATGTACACTGCTAATGACATTACCGGTTATACATATCTGCCATCATCTCCACTTCAAGCTCCGCCGCCAGTTGCTGTGCTTTCATAGGGTCCATTTCCCCTCGTAAATGAATTAGCCTACCACCGCGTAAATCGTAATGTTCAAGTGACACTTCCGTATGTCCTCAGTTTCATACAGATTCCCTCTTTTCTATTTAACCTTCGCTACCAACCATTACTTCACCAAAGAACGATATGCACCGCTATCTGAAGGACACACGTGTGTATCTGTCCACCATAATTTCAGGCACTTCCGTTTTCCTTCCAATGTTTGTGACGTAACTTCCGAGCGCACGATAAAGGTTACATATTTTAAATCTAGAAGACAAGTGATTACGTTGCATTAAAGGTTTTACTTTTTGCATTCTAAGTTAAAAGTACGAACGCGTTTCATTAAAGATTATTCTATTTTCTGATGCCCCATGTAATACTTACTACAAGTTCACACTGTAATCTTTCATAGTAACTTTGCACGTGACAAAATAAAATTCCTTGTAATGTCCAAAAAATGCACGTGACAAAAAATCCTTGTATTATCCACAAAAtgcaaataatgtcaatacaACACTAGTTTAACACTACAATGAATTAAGTAATGCATcagtatgaatgaatgaacatttcTCAATGTCATTCATgcccaaaacaaatgttaaaaacaacaacaacaacaacaacaaactggTCACTGTGTACAGCATGTGTCTATGGATGGCAATTAGATAGCTACCTATTCTTAGTTACCATCTGATCAGTGCAGATTGTTAACTGCCAAATAATTTGATAACATTTCTCCCAAGAACGAATGGACGCAACACCACAGCAATTCCCCAAACCTATTAAAAGTAGTCTAAATTCGATTGCCTCTGCACCGGGAGGTTAATTTGATTGCCTCTGCACCGGGACGTAGACAGGGTCTGACTCTATAGGCGAATCTTGTAAACACGCTGTGCGCAAAGCTGCGCATGCGCCAAAAATGCTGGGTGGCAAAATTGAGCTGAGATAACAGCATTCTCTATTCGGGTACAATGCGAAATCCCTAGCATGAAACCTCACATCTTGGCAGAAACTTAGCCAGAAATATCACATGACTTATTATACAACATAGGCTATTGGTTATGTTGGGTTATGGTCTCAATTTATTTAGCTAATTGAAGATTTGgccatgtatgaaatgtgcttaaaACAGTGTGTCACTGAATGTCTTTACCCAGATGTTCAGACGAGACATTGCATCAACTGAAACAAATCGTAATGGACATCACGCAGACTTGTCAACActaacacagaaaaaaaagacagccTTGTGCTATTGTTTTCAGTTGGTTGCTCGACCCACACAGAGAAATAGACAAGTAATTTCT
This is a stretch of genomic DNA from Engraulis encrasicolus isolate BLACKSEA-1 chromosome 6, IST_EnEncr_1.0, whole genome shotgun sequence. It encodes these proteins:
- the timm10 gene encoding mitochondrial import inner membrane translocase subunit Tim10 isoform X4; the encoded protein is MDPMKAQQLAAELEVEMMADMYNRMTNACHRKCVPPHYKEAELSKGEAVCLDRCVAKYLDLHERLGRKLTELSVQDEEMMRKAATGTG